The Epinephelus lanceolatus isolate andai-2023 chromosome 8, ASM4190304v1, whole genome shotgun sequence genome includes a window with the following:
- the LOC117258645 gene encoding protein FAM110A, producing MPVETLRPSDGRLAGVPFTSAMPFRILNKGPDYFRRQAEPGARKLSAVERLEADKAKYVKSQQVALTRQAPIKPPIIRKPLVPPGMMLQCQISTPPARKVARCPADVENGGGRDGPGGRRGPALNLDILNNLINDVCDGPMPSSQSSSSTSPSSSSPSSGAKSIGSSLSAEQERSNRLLNNLKPLNHGTVNSSSTSSCTSSPLNNNLRTPAAEPTRRPPPIPARVPRIGVPVPYSSPNSVTVRRVDVRPQAEIRKPHRALLQPQLRPRQTAQGQVAHPQVPPPPPPAPSQNTPQPQTLPSPPVYLPPSPMLVRAGVIPPASPAFTRISNASSKGSSRKHPSLHRSKSDLSDRYSRATADLERFFNYCGLDPGEVESMGGVERFTRANSDIVSVSKLRSVSTPSSECGDEAFPAREDCGDEDDDDGPARANERVPYGISVIERNARVIKWLYGIRQARDANNAVSNV from the coding sequence ATGCCAGTGGAGACCCTGCGGCCATCAGACGGCCGTCTGGCCGGGGTTCCCTTCACCTCTGCTATGCCCTTCAGGATACTTAACAAGGGTCCAGACTACTTCCGTCGTCAGGCTGAGCCTGGGGCCCGTAAACTGAGTGCTGTAGAACGCCTGGAGGCCGACAAGGCTAAATATGTGAAGAGCCAGCAGGTGGCTCTCACCCGCCAGGCCCCCATCAAACCACCCATCATTCGCAAGCCCCTCGTTCCTCCAGGGATGATGCTCCAGTGTCAGATCAGCACTCCTCCAGCTCGCAAAGTTGCCCGCTGCCCAGCTGATGTGGAgaatggaggagggagagatggaccaggaggaagaagagggccTGCTCTTAACCTGGATATTCTGAATAATCTTATCAATGATGTATGTGATGGACCAATGCCCTCCTCCCAGTCCTCTTCAtccacctccccctcctcaTCATCCCCTTCATCGGGAGCTAAGAGCATCGGCAGTAGCCTGTCAGCAGAACAAGAGAGGAGCAACCGACTCCTCAACAACCTCAAACCACTGAATCACGGCACCGTCAACTCCTCATCCACCTCCTCCTGCACTTCCTCTCCACTCAACAACAACCTCCGGACCCCTGCAGCGGAACCCACCCGCCGTCCACCCCCTATCCCAGCACGAGTGCCCCGCATTGGGGTTCCAGTGCCCTATAGCTCCCCTAACTCAGTGACAGTGCGCAGGGTGGATGTTCGGCCTCAGGCTGAAATAAGGAAACCTCACAGGGCTCTGCTGCAGCCCCAACTCAGGCCCAGACAGACTGCCCAGGGCCAAGTCGCACACCCCCAGGtcccacctccaccacctcctgcaCCCTCTCAGAACACACCCCAACCCCAAACCCTGCCCTCCCCTCCTGTTTACCTGCCGCCTAGTCCCATGCTGGTTCGAGCTGGCGTGATCCCACCAGCCTCCCCTGCTTTCACTCGTATTTCAAATGCCAGCTCCAAGGGGTCCAGCCGTAAGCATCCATCCTTGCACCGCTCAAAGTCGGACTTGAGCGACCGATACTCCCGTGCCACGGCCGACCTGGAGCGCTTCTTCAACTACTGCGGGCTGGACCCAGGGGAAGTTGAGAGTATGGGCGGAGTGGAGCGCTTCACAAGAGCCAACTCAGACATTGTGTCCGTCTCCAAGCTCCGCAGCGTTAGCACTCCCAGCTCGGAGTGTGGGGACGAGGCCTTCCCGGCGAGGGAAGACTGCGGAGACGAGGATGACGACGACGGGCCCGCCAGAGCCAACGAGCGGGTTCCCTACGGCATCTCCGTCATTGAGAGGAATGCTCGAGTTATCAAGTGGCTGTACGGCATCCGTCAGGCGAGAGATGCTAACAACGCTGTCTCTAACGTATAG